One genomic segment of Hemibagrus wyckioides isolate EC202008001 linkage group LG08, SWU_Hwy_1.0, whole genome shotgun sequence includes these proteins:
- the vimr2 gene encoding non-neuronal cytoplasmic intermediate filament protein, which yields MAMLRVSSYRKLFEEEHQRSTSWLSQRCGTQILPSSARGGVSMIDCPEPDFSAARALNRESLMRFSQERSIIAALNDRLAFLIDMVRCLEEENQSLEAQIIEMEERLAVASSSISPDCPSYSGLEAVIERLRREKGEILCHTEELKKNLHQIKIKYDEVVEQRTRLQLERKDVAVEVDTVTADCLALREQATIYEEQLAAMEQQHELSIESLCQPAAEDRDDPTVSLQFPSIDLTPAITVIKDYYCQLAESLQFESRACAIARGQEKGRNLEKLTGEKVKDNSEVMDVNGLKELITKLQKELADLEACGEELEAEIEAKKETHLMEIEELKTCICQLEKEEADLQAQMKEQMGDYEELLNEKMALDIEIEAYRALVEVEEERLCYP from the exons ATGGCCATGCTGAGAGTGTCTTCATACCGCAAACTCTTTGAGGAGGAGCATCAGAGATCAACTTCATGGCTCAGCCAGCGCTGTGGAACCCAGATCCTCCCCTCTTCTGCCAG GGGTGGAGTTTCCATGATCGACTGCCCTGAACCGGACTTCTCTGCAGCTCGAGCTTTAAACAGGGAGAGTCTGATGCGGTTCTCGCAGGAACGCTCCATTATCGCTGCCCTCAATGATCGCTTGGCATTCCTTATCGACATG GTGCGATGTCTGGAAGAAGAAAATCAGTCTTTGGAGGCTCAGATTATTGAGATGGAAGAGAGATTGGCAGTCGCCTCCAGCTCTATCAGTCCTGACTGCCCATCATACTCCGGTCTGGAGGCTGTAATTGAGAGACTGCGCAGAGAGAAG GGTGAAATTTTGTGTCATACAGAGGAGCTGAAGAAAAACCTGCATCAAATCAAAATAAAGTATGATGAGGTTGTGGAGCAACGGACTCGCCTCCAGCTGGAGCGCAAGGATGTTGCCGTG GAGGTAGATACAGTGACTGCTGACTGCTTGGCACTCAGAGAACAAGCGACAATCTATGAGGAGCAGTTAGCTGCCATGGAGCAACAGCATGAGTTG AGTATTGAGAGTCTTTGTCAGCCTGCAGCTGAAGATCGGGATGATCCGACTGTGTCTCTGCAATTCCCTTCCATCGACCTCACTCCAGCCATCACGGTTATCAAGGACTACTATTGCCAGCTGGCTGAAAGCCTACAG TTTGAGTCCAGGGCCTGTGCGATTGCCAGAGGACAAGAGAAGGGGAGGAACTTGGAAAAACTTACTGGAGAGAAGGTTAAGGATAATTCTGAGGTGATGGACGTGAATGGTCTGAAGGAGCTG ATTACTAAGCTGCAAAAGGAGCTCGCTGATCTGGAGGCATGTGGTGAGGAACTGGAGGCAGAGATTGAAGCGAAAAAAGAGACTCATCTGATGGAGATAGAGGAGCTGAAA ACCTGCATCTGCCAGCTGGAGAAAGAGGAGGCTGACTTACAAGCACAGATGAAGGAACAGATGGGGGACTATGAGGAGCTGCTCAATGAGAAGATGGCACTGGACATAGAAATTGAAGCCTACAG GGCTTTGGTGGAAGTGGAGGAGGAGAGATTGTGCTACCCATAA